In one window of Planifilum fulgidum DNA:
- the truB gene encoding tRNA pseudouridine(55) synthase TruB: protein MTLLGVIPVWKPAGMTSHDVVVELRRLTGQRKVGHTGTLDPAVEGVLPICLGQATRIAEYLQELPKRYAGSMVLGASTDTQDQTGRILREEPVGPLDPSRIDEAFRRFRGEIDQVPPMVSAVRVEGRRLYEWAREGKEVPRRARRVKIYELVRTGMEREGNRLRIDFEVLCSKGTYVRTLCVDIGAWLGYPAHMSRLVRVQSGPFFLQDTLTLEELREVARRGAWGDVLVSPDAALGHFPLLVVPSSARQGVLNGMWLQLEDPLDSRAVGRLVRVYTEEGEFCALYRMSAPDVARPEKVFRNG from the coding sequence ATGACGCTGCTTGGCGTGATTCCCGTTTGGAAGCCGGCGGGCATGACCTCCCACGACGTGGTGGTGGAGCTCCGCCGCCTGACCGGCCAGCGGAAAGTGGGTCACACCGGCACGCTGGATCCGGCGGTGGAAGGCGTGTTGCCGATCTGTCTGGGACAGGCGACGCGCATCGCCGAATACCTTCAGGAGCTGCCCAAGCGGTACGCCGGGTCGATGGTCCTGGGAGCTTCGACGGACACTCAGGACCAGACGGGCAGGATCCTTCGGGAGGAACCGGTGGGGCCTCTGGATCCGTCCAGGATTGATGAAGCTTTTCGACGGTTTCGGGGGGAGATCGATCAGGTCCCGCCGATGGTGTCGGCGGTGCGGGTGGAAGGCCGCCGCCTCTACGAATGGGCGAGGGAAGGAAAAGAGGTTCCGCGGCGGGCCCGGCGCGTCAAGATCTATGAACTTGTCCGCACCGGGATGGAGCGGGAAGGAAACCGGCTGCGGATCGATTTCGAGGTTCTCTGTTCAAAGGGCACCTATGTCCGCACGCTCTGTGTCGATATCGGCGCCTGGCTGGGATATCCCGCCCATATGTCCCGCCTGGTCCGTGTCCAAAGCGGCCCCTTTTTCCTTCAGGACACGCTGACGCTGGAAGAGCTTCGCGAAGTGGCGAGGCGCGGTGCCTGGGGGGATGTGCTGGTTTCGCCCGATGCGGCCCTGGGACATTTCCCCCTCCTGGTCGTTCCCTCTTCCGCCCGGCAGGGAGTGCTGAACGGGATGTGGCTGCAGCTGGAAGATCCCTTGGACTCCCGGGCGGTCGGAAGACTGGTGCGGGTGTACACGGAGGAAGGGGAGTTCTGCGCTCTGTACCGGATGTCCGCTCCCGACGTCGCCCGGCCGGAAAAAGTGTTTCGAAATGGGTGA